One window of the Pseudomonadota bacterium genome contains the following:
- a CDS encoding alkaline phosphatase family protein, with product MPPEAPASQEHLERLDALIGEACAAAPDAAFFITADHGMNFKTRCWDLTRVCEEAGMPIRFMLSPERDYYIQHHKNYSGCAWLWLHDPNDYARVEACLCGLPGIESLLPSEEVASRFHLPLERIGDMVVLGDRDTMFGEMDGAYADLDPSYRAHGSLHEMDVPLLIHNCDGLAPNPSAFSHNKDLVSFLYR from the coding sequence GTGCCCCCTGAGGCACCCGCGTCACAGGAACACCTGGAGCGCCTCGATGCCTTGATCGGGGAGGCGTGCGCCGCCGCGCCCGACGCGGCCTTTTTCATCACCGCGGACCACGGCATGAATTTCAAGACCCGCTGCTGGGACCTGACGCGGGTCTGCGAGGAAGCCGGTATGCCGATCCGCTTCATGCTCTCCCCCGAGCGCGACTACTATATCCAACACCACAAGAACTACAGCGGTTGCGCCTGGTTGTGGCTCCACGATCCCAACGACTACGCAAGGGTCGAGGCGTGCCTGTGCGGGCTGCCGGGCATCGAAAGCCTTTTGCCGAGCGAAGAGGTCGCGAGCCGTTTTCATCTGCCTCTCGAACGCATCGGCGATATGGTGGTCCTGGGCGATCGCGATACCATGTTCGGCGAGATGGACGGCGCGTATGCCGATCTCGATCCGAGCTACCGCGCGCACGGGTCGCTCCACGAGATGGATGTCCCGCTCCTGATCCACAATTGCGACGGGCTGGCACCCAACCCATCGGCATTCTCCCACAACAAGGACCTCGTGAGCTTTCTATATCGCTGA
- a CDS encoding glycerophosphodiester phosphodiesterase: MNTSKRLLVFVGLLTGAAISCHAAGDFPTLTGAPPLVIGHRGASGYLPEHTLEAYRLAIRQGADFIEPDLVSTKDGVLIARHEINITQTTDVAVHPELAARKTQKTIDGATEEGWFADDFTLAEIKTLRAVQRVPFRPQQFNGLFQVPTFREVIELALQEGERRGRPVGVYPETKHPSYHQSVGLSLEQRLVSILDAYGFKTRRDPVITQSFEVANLKALNRLTGVRLVQLIDAKRVALDGTLIPNRPFDFVLAGDPRTYADLLTDAGLSEIKTYADGIGPWKRYIVSVKGIDENGDGQPDDVNGDGAVNDADLTRLPPTDLIPRAHAAHLFVHPFTFRNEGQFLASDYGGNPVDEYLEFYCLGVDGLFSDFADTALSSRHLVGIAPTICNQNP, from the coding sequence ATGAACACTTCAAAACGACTGTTGGTCTTTGTCGGCCTTTTAACGGGTGCCGCCATCTCGTGCCACGCGGCCGGCGATTTTCCGACCCTCACGGGCGCCCCGCCGCTCGTCATCGGCCATCGCGGCGCGAGCGGCTATCTGCCCGAGCACACACTCGAGGCCTATCGGCTCGCGATCCGGCAGGGGGCCGACTTCATCGAGCCCGATCTGGTCTCGACCAAGGACGGGGTCTTGATCGCGCGCCACGAGATCAATATCACCCAGACGACCGATGTTGCCGTACACCCGGAGCTCGCCGCGCGCAAGACCCAGAAGACGATCGACGGCGCCACGGAGGAAGGCTGGTTCGCCGATGACTTCACCCTCGCCGAGATCAAGACCCTGCGTGCCGTACAGCGCGTCCCGTTCCGGCCGCAGCAATTCAACGGCCTCTTCCAGGTCCCGACGTTTCGGGAGGTGATCGAGCTTGCACTGCAAGAAGGCGAGCGGCGCGGCCGCCCGGTCGGGGTCTATCCGGAGACCAAGCACCCGAGCTATCATCAGTCGGTGGGGCTGTCCCTAGAACAGCGGCTGGTTTCGATACTCGACGCCTACGGATTCAAGACACGCCGAGACCCGGTGATCACCCAGTCCTTCGAGGTCGCCAACCTGAAGGCGTTGAACCGGCTCACCGGCGTGCGTCTGGTGCAGCTCATCGACGCCAAGCGGGTCGCCCTGGACGGCACGCTCATCCCGAATCGCCCCTTCGACTTCGTGCTCGCGGGCGATCCGCGCACCTATGCGGACCTCCTGACCGATGCGGGCCTATCCGAGATCAAGACCTACGCGGACGGTATCGGACCCTGGAAACGCTACATCGTGAGCGTCAAGGGCATCGATGAGAACGGCGATGGCCAGCCAGATGACGTGAACGGTGACGGCGCCGTCAACGACGCCGACCTTACCCGCCTCCCACCCACGGACCTCATACCACGCGCCCATGCCGCCCACCTCTTCGTCCACCCCTTTACCTTCCGCAACGAGGGGCAGTTCCTGGCGAGCGACTATGGCGGCAATCCGGTCGACGAGTATCTAGAGTTTTACTGCCTGGGCGTGGATGGGCTGTTTTCGGATTTCGCGGACACGGCGCTGAGCTCGCGCCACCTCGTCGGCATAGCACCCACGATTTGCAATCAGAACCCGTAA
- a CDS encoding alkaline phosphatase family protein, protein MFPSVTNVNNASISCGAWPAEHGICANSYLDEENGQAAYMNSGDLIRVETLFQRAARCGVHTGLLSAKRKTLELFNKGVALAATAEDPPTDLVARHGQPPGIYSREINCWLWQAAVDLLNIRPDLQLMYVHTTDYPMHRCPLRHPRHRNTWSASMP, encoded by the coding sequence ATGTTCCCGAGCGTGACCAACGTCAACAACGCCTCGATCAGCTGCGGGGCGTGGCCTGCCGAGCATGGGATCTGCGCTAACTCCTATCTCGACGAGGAGAATGGACAGGCCGCCTACATGAACTCGGGCGATCTCATACGCGTCGAGACCTTGTTTCAACGCGCGGCGCGTTGTGGCGTGCACACGGGGCTCTTGTCGGCTAAGCGCAAAACACTCGAGTTGTTCAACAAGGGTGTCGCGCTCGCCGCGACCGCCGAAGACCCGCCGACCGATCTCGTCGCGCGTCACGGGCAACCGCCGGGGATCTACAGCCGTGAGATCAACTGCTGGTTGTGGCAGGCTGCCGTGGATCTCCTGAACATCCGGCCGGACCTCCAGTTGATGTATGTGCATACGACAGACTATCCGATGCACAGGTGCCCCCTGAGGCACCCGCGTCACAGGAACACCTGGAGCGCCTCGATGCCTTGA